Proteins found in one Campylobacter concisus genomic segment:
- a CDS encoding ABC transporter ATP-binding protein produces MLELKNVEYEILRDKVVRNFSLNVKSGEVVTLFGPSGCGKTTILRLISGLNEPRKGKIFNNFKKTTYFFQENRLLTWKNALENVLLVMDKPDINAVLELFKKVGLSQKDTLKYPSELSGGMRQRVAFVRAVVTKPDLLLMDEPFSGLDYDMKEILIEIIGQRVSEGMSVVLVTHDRMEAVKMSNRIYFLSNKGAVIQRELEIDKDFKERDFTFISKMIDENFKGQIYYD; encoded by the coding sequence ATGCTTGAGCTTAAAAATGTAGAGTATGAAATTTTAAGAGATAAGGTCGTAAGGAATTTTAGCCTAAACGTAAAAAGTGGCGAAGTAGTGACGCTTTTTGGGCCATCAGGATGTGGTAAGACGACGATACTTCGGCTTATTAGCGGACTAAATGAGCCTAGAAAAGGAAAAATTTTTAATAACTTTAAAAAGACTACATATTTTTTTCAAGAAAATCGCCTGCTTACATGGAAAAATGCCCTTGAAAATGTGCTTTTAGTTATGGATAAACCAGATATTAACGCTGTTTTAGAGCTTTTTAAAAAGGTTGGGTTAAGTCAAAAGGACACTTTAAAATACCCAAGCGAGCTAAGTGGCGGTATGAGACAAAGGGTAGCTTTCGTAAGAGCGGTCGTGACAAAGCCTGATCTACTTTTAATGGATGAGCCTTTTTCTGGGCTTGATTATGATATGAAAGAAATTTTAATTGAGATTATTGGCCAAAGAGTAAGTGAAGGTATGAGCGTAGTTCTCGTCACACACGATAGAATGGAAGCTGTGAAGATGTCAAATAGAATTTACTTCCTGTCAAATAAAGGCGCAGTCATACAAAGAGAACTTGAAATAGACAAAGATTTCAAAGAGCGCGATTTTACTTTTATTAGCAAGATGATAGATGAAAATTTCAAAGGGCAAATTTATTATGATTAA
- a CDS encoding ABC transporter substrate-binding protein: MLDRRKFLGLSTALGVSAFAPNLFAKESFTMWGAPAIPSVIMAVAALQGELNKTYDVSLNIWKTPDQLRAGVASGDIKVTMSPSNVAANLRNQGLDFAMLNLLTLGVMNAMVKDEKIKNLEDFVGKKLVMPFRGDMPDLVLRALCKKRGIDVSKIDITYTATPPEALLLFLQKDFDILIVPQPLGEATILRGKKAGVSVHYSVDFPKIWGESFGTKPIIPMAGIIVERGFYEKNLNLFDTLHSDLKNALSWILENKQSAAKIGSSYLPAPEVALANAFDKANLTVTKANELQNEIMAFFEEIYQFNPKFLGGKMPDKGLFL; this comes from the coding sequence ATGTTAGATAGAAGAAAATTTTTAGGACTTAGCACAGCTTTAGGCGTTAGCGCATTTGCGCCAAATTTATTTGCAAAAGAGAGCTTTACTATGTGGGGCGCACCAGCGATCCCAAGCGTTATCATGGCGGTTGCTGCATTGCAAGGCGAGTTAAATAAAACTTATGATGTAAGTCTAAATATCTGGAAAACACCAGATCAGCTTCGTGCAGGCGTGGCTAGTGGAGATATTAAAGTCACGATGTCACCATCAAATGTCGCTGCAAATTTAAGAAATCAAGGGCTTGATTTTGCGATGTTAAATTTACTAACTCTTGGCGTAATGAACGCTATGGTCAAGGATGAAAAGATCAAAAATTTAGAAGATTTTGTAGGCAAAAAGCTAGTCATGCCATTTCGAGGCGACATGCCTGATCTTGTTTTAAGAGCGCTTTGCAAGAAGAGAGGCATAGACGTTAGCAAGATAGACATCACCTATACAGCAACGCCGCCTGAGGCTTTGCTTTTATTTTTACAAAAAGATTTTGACATTTTAATAGTTCCACAACCTCTTGGCGAAGCGACTATTTTGCGCGGTAAAAAAGCAGGCGTTAGCGTGCATTACTCAGTTGATTTTCCAAAAATTTGGGGCGAGAGCTTTGGTACAAAACCGATAATCCCAATGGCTGGCATTATCGTAGAAAGAGGCTTTTACGAGAAAAACTTAAATCTATTTGACACACTTCATAGTGATCTTAAAAATGCACTTTCATGGATACTTGAAAACAAACAAAGTGCAGCAAAGATAGGTTCAAGCTACTTGCCAGCTCCAGAAGTAGCACTTGCAAATGCCTTTGACAAGGCAAATCTAACAGTAACAAAAGCAAATGAACTACAAAATGAGATCATGGCATTTTTTGAAGAAATTTATCAGTTTAATCCAAAATTTCTAGGCGGCAAGATGCCTGATAAAGGTCTATTTTTATGA
- a CDS encoding saccharopine dehydrogenase family protein, whose protein sequence is MSNILIIGAGGVSQVATVKCAMNADVFSKITLASRTKSKCDSIAKFIKGRLGVAIDTAQIDADDTDAVVALIKKTGAELLLNVALPYQDLTLMDACSRAGIPYIDTANYEHPDTAKFEYKLQWAKDGEFKAANTMALLGSGFDPGVTNVFCAYAQQNLFDEIHEIDILDCNAGDHGYPFATNFNPEINLREVSAKGRYWERGEWKETEPMEIMFKWDYPKVGVKDSYLLYHEELESLVKNIKGLKRIRFFMTFGQSYLTHMKCLENVGMLRIDEVEHNGVKIVPIQFLKTLLPDPASLGPRTKGKTNIGCVIRGLKDGKERQVYIYNVCDHEACFAETGAQAVSYTTGVPAMIGSMMVAKGIWSGKGVFNMENFDAKPFMDELNKQGLPWEIIEMKPGERYEV, encoded by the coding sequence ATGTCAAATATCTTAATCATCGGAGCAGGTGGCGTGAGCCAAGTCGCAACCGTAAAATGCGCGATGAACGCGGACGTTTTTAGTAAGATCACCCTTGCTAGCCGCACCAAAAGCAAGTGCGACTCGATCGCCAAATTTATCAAAGGCCGCCTAGGTGTGGCTATTGACACCGCACAGATCGACGCGGACGATACGGACGCCGTAGTCGCTCTCATCAAAAAAACGGGTGCCGAGCTGCTGCTAAACGTCGCGTTGCCGTATCAAGACCTAACCCTCATGGATGCGTGCTCTCGCGCCGGCATCCCCTACATCGACACCGCAAACTATGAGCATCCAGATACCGCTAAATTTGAGTACAAGCTGCAGTGGGCGAAAGACGGCGAGTTTAAAGCCGCAAACACGATGGCGCTGCTGGGAAGCGGCTTTGACCCAGGCGTGACAAACGTATTTTGCGCCTATGCACAGCAAAATTTATTTGATGAGATCCACGAGATCGACATCCTTGACTGCAACGCTGGCGATCACGGATATCCGTTCGCGACGAATTTCAATCCCGAAATCAACCTGCGCGAAGTTAGCGCAAAGGGCCGCTACTGGGAGCGCGGCGAGTGGAAAGAGACCGAGCCGATGGAAATAATGTTCAAATGGGACTATCCGAAAGTCGGCGTCAAGGACAGCTACCTGCTCTATCACGAAGAACTTGAAAGCCTTGTTAAAAACATCAAGGGGCTAAAGCGAATCCGCTTTTTCATGACCTTCGGACAGAGCTATCTAACTCACATGAAGTGTCTAGAAAACGTGGGGATGCTGCGCATAGACGAGGTCGAGCATAACGGCGTGAAAATCGTGCCGATACAGTTTCTAAAGACCTTGCTACCTGATCCTGCAAGCCTCGGCCCTCGCACGAAGGGTAAAACCAACATCGGCTGCGTGATCCGCGGCCTAAAAGACGGCAAAGAGCGCCAGGTCTATATCTACAACGTCTGCGACCACGAGGCTTGCTTCGCCGAGACGGGCGCGCAAGCGGTGAGCTACACGACGGGCGTACCTGCGATGATCGGCTCGATGATGGTTGCAAAAGGCATCTGGAGTGGAAAAGGCGTCTTTAACATGGAAAATTTCGACGCCAAGCCTTTCATGGACGAGCTAAATAAACAGGGATTGCCGTGGGAGATAATCGAAATGAAACCCGGCGAGAGGTATGAAGTCTAA
- a CDS encoding tetratricopeptide repeat protein: MKKILPFLAPICLFASSCDELIQESVREFYKSDRNLERAINLAEQATDVCLKEGNTEQAITSLINSASICMVNKEPQKALELSQRALELAANVSDKLLLARSYHSLGAAQKALGRYDEALANFQEALKIYDDAPDAPMHDELVCIKGIASAYYLKNDFDKAHDNHLLALNLLDITPELSGNELVRSELLVELANDLAKLNQKDEATQNYKKVLEILNGKKQNPRARDLLERANKGLNGLN, encoded by the coding sequence ATGAAGAAAATTTTGCCATTTTTAGCGCCTATTTGCCTCTTTGCAAGTAGCTGTGACGAGCTAATACAAGAGAGTGTGAGGGAGTTTTATAAAAGCGATAGAAATTTGGAGAGAGCCATAAATTTAGCCGAGCAAGCGACTGATGTCTGCTTAAAAGAGGGCAACACCGAGCAGGCGATCACTTCGCTCATAAATAGCGCTAGCATTTGCATGGTAAATAAAGAGCCACAAAAGGCGTTAGAGCTCTCACAAAGAGCCCTAGAGCTTGCGGCAAACGTTAGCGACAAGCTGCTACTAGCTCGCTCTTATCATAGCCTAGGTGCGGCACAAAAGGCGCTAGGCAGATACGACGAAGCGCTTGCTAATTTTCAAGAAGCTCTAAAAATTTATGACGATGCGCCAGATGCTCCAATGCACGACGAGTTAGTCTGCATAAAAGGCATCGCTAGTGCCTACTACCTAAAAAACGACTTTGACAAAGCCCACGACAACCACCTTTTAGCGCTAAATTTACTTGATATTACGCCGGAGTTAAGTGGCAACGAGCTTGTGCGATCAGAGCTTTTAGTAGAGCTTGCTAACGACCTAGCAAAGCTTAATCAAAAGGACGAAGCTACCCAAAACTACAAAAAAGTGCTTGAAATTTTAAATGGAAAAAAGCAAAATCCTCGCGCACGGGATCTTTTAGAGAGAGCTAACAAAGGGCTAAATGGGCTTAACTAA
- a CDS encoding ABC transporter permease, with amino-acid sequence MILIDGIKKDRSSFLKIIDYFWGGFSGFAVVFLILAIWQVGSEFSSPLLLPPPKDVFLKACEIIKDYKNSEINITLCRSLIGVCSATFFGIFLGLIAGSFKSFAAFLKPVITLLLSMPPIIWIVLAIFWFGFGNFSTVFTIFITVLPLTFASSAVAMSSVDEELKEMFDAYNLGILKKIRHLYIPHLTSYIISSISVAVAMGVKIVIMAELLGANNGMGAKIANARAMLETTEVMAYVLLSITLIMLFEYLIIEPLKIALMPWRR; translated from the coding sequence ATGATACTAATTGATGGCATCAAAAAAGATCGCTCAAGCTTTTTAAAAATAATTGACTATTTTTGGGGCGGATTTAGCGGATTTGCCGTAGTTTTTTTGATCTTAGCTATTTGGCAAGTGGGAAGCGAGTTTAGCTCCCCACTCCTACTTCCGCCACCAAAAGATGTATTTTTAAAAGCCTGTGAGATTATAAAAGATTATAAAAACAGCGAGATAAATATAACGCTTTGCAGATCACTGATTGGAGTTTGCTCGGCAACATTTTTTGGTATATTTCTAGGGCTAATAGCAGGTAGTTTTAAAAGTTTTGCAGCCTTTTTAAAGCCTGTTATCACCTTGCTTTTATCGATGCCACCAATTATTTGGATAGTGCTTGCTATTTTTTGGTTTGGATTTGGAAATTTTAGCACCGTTTTTACTATCTTTATAACCGTTTTACCGCTTACTTTTGCAAGCTCAGCAGTTGCTATGAGTAGTGTAGATGAGGAGCTAAAAGAGATGTTTGACGCTTATAATCTAGGAATTTTAAAAAAGATAAGACACCTTTACATCCCGCATCTTACGAGCTACATAATAAGTTCTATTAGCGTAGCTGTCGCAATGGGCGTAAAGATAGTCATAATGGCTGAGCTACTGGGTGCAAATAACGGCATGGGAGCAAAGATAGCAAATGCAAGGGCAATGCTTGAAACAACCGAAGTAATGGCGTATGTTCTTTTAAGCATCACTCTTATCATGCTTTTTGAATACCTCATCATCGAGCCACTAAAAATAGCTTTGATGCCTTGGAGAAGATGA
- a CDS encoding molybdopterin synthase catalytic subunit: MQIYNGSLDVQSITNEWYERFKDKNCGALITFVGIVREEGGISALSFDIYEPILKKWLDAWQERAKKENAYVLFAHSKGDVAVHTSSYVAGVVSPQRKVALRLINEFVEDFKANAPIWKYDVINGERIYAKERSQAINGAGILA, from the coding sequence ATGCAAATTTATAATGGAAGTTTGGATGTTCAAAGCATCACAAACGAGTGGTATGAACGCTTTAAGGATAAAAACTGCGGTGCGCTCATCACTTTTGTTGGAATCGTAAGAGAAGAAGGTGGTATTTCGGCGCTTAGCTTTGATATCTATGAGCCAATACTTAAAAAATGGCTAGATGCTTGGCAGGAGCGAGCCAAAAAAGAAAATGCCTACGTACTCTTTGCTCACTCAAAAGGCGATGTGGCCGTGCATACGAGCTCTTATGTTGCAGGCGTTGTGAGCCCTCAAAGAAAGGTCGCGCTAAGGCTTATAAACGAGTTTGTCGAGGACTTTAAGGCAAATGCGCCGATCTGGAAATATGACGTGATAAATGGCGAGAGAATTTATGCAAAAGAGCGCAGCCAAGCGATAAATGGTGCTGGAATTTTAGCTTAA
- a CDS encoding non-canonical purine NTP pyrophosphatase: MKIVLATSNLDKVKEIKEFLKGYEIYALSEVVKPFEIVEDGSTFQQNALIKSKAVFAKLKEQGLDNELIALSDDSGISVDALGGEPGIYSARYFDLDENGKVCGKNANDANNRAKLISKLKALNLESSPAHYTACIAISSKFGDYTTHGFMYGKAVNEERGTNGFGYDALFIPDGFTKTLGELDNETKLKISHRSKGLELANFVLKSLKKNFS, encoded by the coding sequence ATGAAGATCGTGCTTGCGACATCAAATTTAGACAAAGTAAAAGAGATAAAAGAGTTTTTAAAAGGCTATGAAATTTACGCTTTAAGCGAGGTTGTAAAGCCATTTGAGATCGTTGAAGATGGTAGCACTTTTCAGCAAAATGCACTCATAAAGTCAAAGGCTGTTTTTGCAAAGCTTAAAGAGCAGGGGCTTGATAATGAGCTTATAGCTCTTAGCGATGATAGTGGCATCAGCGTGGATGCACTTGGCGGTGAGCCAGGGATCTACTCAGCTCGTTATTTTGACCTTGATGAAAATGGCAAAGTATGCGGTAAAAACGCAAATGACGCAAACAACAGAGCAAAGTTAATTAGCAAGCTAAAGGCGCTAAATTTAGAGAGTTCACCAGCTCACTATACTGCCTGTATCGCTATTAGCTCGAAATTTGGCGACTACACGACGCATGGCTTTATGTATGGCAAGGCGGTAAATGAGGAGCGTGGCACAAATGGTTTTGGCTACGACGCGCTCTTTATCCCAGATGGCTTTACTAAAACGCTTGGTGAGCTAGATAATGAGACGAAGCTTAAAATTTCTCACCGCTCAAAGGGGCTTGAACTTGCAAATTTTGTGCTAAAGAGCCTAAAGAAAAACTTTAGTTAA
- a CDS encoding MoaD/ThiS family protein → MIEIEFLGPIGLENIKVEAKNLGEVKEALSEKEELKKWLNICAVAVNDEIVSDINFALKSGDKISILPPVCGG, encoded by the coding sequence GTGATAGAGATCGAATTTCTTGGGCCTATCGGGCTTGAAAATATAAAAGTAGAGGCAAAAAATTTAGGTGAAGTAAAAGAGGCTTTAAGCGAGAAAGAAGAGCTTAAAAAATGGCTAAACATCTGTGCTGTGGCTGTAAATGATGAGATCGTAAGCGATATAAATTTCGCTCTTAAATCAGGCGATAAAATTTCTATCTTGCCGCCAGTTTGTGGGGGCTAA
- a CDS encoding TonB-dependent receptor domain-containing protein, which yields MRPILSLAVLSSLLLANEANLDIIKPIREFAPPPVITPNVAQSAFVENQFDRTQRSEYPFVTNLLDNSADMFHISAGMYGKSFYNSSLFKYRGANFYTILNANFTKANNYKDGSGKRWDYGYNRQGQSAILGFVPNDLSELRLTFLRDNIDKDKQPEHVMDAFKTTRKVGKLNIRLGEEDLSNTLNFEFILKKVERKADNFHLRDATPNVKVDLKRNIFEANLKYDADFASFHNQIGAGFEKDKHDGKRYMKQGNSWIFNGYRFADVRNDKFMLFDTLAYKFNEANEASLALKYEEQRSKLNGLDTKFFAPNPAISTTRGLLRQIYGEDVSDKIKKDAFSASLKYKFTPNDKDSYFAKLESLSRLPSNMERFNALYGAGDNGWIANPNLEPERHNRAVLGFKFGSEFYKEYLNSLQNKDAFSLSGHFIADSVKNLIIFDRRHSKAAMQLNKNAVISRNVDATLYSVNLNSEYSFARHFGLKSSLYYNYGQNKTDGRPLYQIRPFEVNFAFDYKDYASFGSYNLGTALRLVSKQTRGDFSKQNGLGIDKKEAAKGFGLLDLYGGVEFKNKVGIRFGVANLFDKDYAEFISGDHVAALDPVVVHAPGRTFFISFHSSF from the coding sequence ATGAGGCCCATTTTAAGCCTAGCAGTTCTTTCATCACTGCTTCTAGCAAATGAAGCAAATTTAGACATTATAAAGCCTATTAGAGAATTTGCTCCGCCGCCAGTCATCACGCCAAACGTTGCACAAAGCGCCTTTGTGGAAAATCAATTTGACCGCACTCAAAGAAGCGAATATCCATTTGTTACAAATTTGCTTGATAACTCAGCTGATATGTTTCATATTTCGGCTGGAATGTATGGCAAAAGCTTTTACAACTCATCGCTTTTTAAATATCGTGGCGCAAATTTTTATACCATTTTAAATGCAAATTTCACCAAAGCAAATAATTATAAAGATGGAAGTGGCAAAAGATGGGACTATGGCTACAATAGGCAAGGCCAAAGCGCTATCTTAGGCTTCGTGCCAAATGATCTTAGCGAGCTTAGGCTTACGTTTTTAAGGGATAATATCGATAAAGACAAGCAGCCAGAGCACGTGATGGATGCCTTTAAAACGACAAGAAAAGTCGGCAAGCTAAATATTAGATTAGGCGAGGAAGATCTTTCAAATACGCTAAATTTCGAATTTATCCTAAAAAAAGTTGAGCGAAAAGCTGATAATTTTCATCTAAGAGATGCCACTCCAAATGTGAAAGTGGATTTAAAGAGAAATATATTTGAGGCAAATTTAAAATATGACGCTGACTTTGCAAGCTTTCACAATCAAATAGGCGCTGGCTTTGAAAAAGATAAACATGACGGCAAAAGATACATGAAGCAAGGCAACAGCTGGATCTTTAACGGATACAGATTTGCCGATGTTAGAAATGATAAATTTATGCTTTTTGACACACTTGCTTATAAATTTAATGAAGCAAATGAAGCCTCACTTGCCTTAAAATATGAAGAGCAAAGAAGTAAGCTTAACGGACTTGATACTAAATTTTTTGCACCAAATCCAGCTATTAGCACGACTCGCGGACTGCTTCGTCAAATTTATGGTGAGGACGTAAGCGATAAGATCAAAAAAGACGCTTTTAGTGCAAGCCTAAAATATAAATTTACACCAAACGACAAGGATAGCTACTTTGCAAAGCTTGAAAGCTTATCTCGCTTGCCAAGTAATATGGAGCGTTTTAACGCACTTTATGGCGCAGGCGATAACGGCTGGATAGCAAATCCAAATTTAGAGCCAGAAAGACACAATAGAGCGGTTCTTGGCTTTAAATTTGGTAGCGAGTTTTACAAAGAGTATCTAAACTCGCTTCAAAACAAAGATGCATTTAGTCTTAGTGGACATTTCATCGCTGATAGCGTTAAAAATTTGATTATTTTTGATAGACGCCACTCAAAAGCTGCGATGCAACTAAATAAAAACGCAGTCATCTCAAGAAACGTTGATGCAACACTTTATAGTGTAAATTTAAACTCAGAATATAGCTTTGCAAGGCATTTTGGCTTAAAAAGCTCACTTTACTACAACTACGGACAAAACAAAACCGACGGCAGGCCGCTTTATCAAATAAGGCCTTTTGAGGTAAATTTTGCATTTGACTACAAAGACTATGCAAGCTTTGGTAGCTATAATCTTGGCACTGCACTAAGGCTAGTTTCAAAGCAAACTAGAGGCGATTTTAGCAAGCAAAATGGCCTAGGTATCGACAAAAAAGAGGCCGCAAAAGGATTTGGTTTGCTTGATCTTTATGGTGGCGTAGAGTTTAAAAATAAAGTTGGCATAAGATTTGGTGTAGCAAATTTATTTGACAAAGATTATGCAGAATTTATTAGTGGTGATCACGTAGCAGCACTTGATCCAGTAGTCGTTCATGCCCCTGGCAGGACATTTTTCATTAGCTTTCACAGCAGTTTTTAA
- a CDS encoding molybdate transport repressor, producing MITKESKKDVFWALTFGLGLFAFSIVGYLYLALGAASLFGIIIGALSAFFCIRKILQNNFLRIEDDGFIITKGSKSIKFYFKDIDEIAIKSFGDKKKVETLSVKFKKNRLDRDACFGLVQPLGDDLIIIFDKYELSKFTISKELRDRLNNFRA from the coding sequence ATGATAACAAAAGAGAGTAAAAAAGATGTTTTTTGGGCGCTAACATTTGGGCTTGGACTTTTTGCCTTTAGCATCGTTGGCTACCTTTATCTAGCTCTTGGCGCAGCGTCTCTCTTTGGCATCATCATTGGCGCTCTCTCAGCGTTCTTTTGTATCAGAAAAATTTTACAAAATAACTTTTTACGTATTGAAGATGATGGATTTATCATCACTAAAGGCTCAAAAAGCATAAAATTTTACTTTAAGGATATCGACGAAATCGCCATTAAAAGCTTTGGCGATAAGAAAAAAGTTGAAACTTTGAGTGTAAAATTTAAGAAAAACCGTCTTGATAGAGATGCTTGCTTTGGGTTAGTGCAACCACTAGGTGATGATTTGATCATCATTTTTGATAAATATGAACTCTCAAAATTTACCATTTCAAAAGAGCTAAGAGATAGGCTTAATAATTTTAGAGCATAA
- a CDS encoding NnrS family protein: MINNFFTHPMRIFFLTSAVCAALGASVFFTPTDFVSLHKFIFLQLFLALAYAGFLLTGLTDWTNFQASLKIHAYILFSLFFISFILAFFSLFLAHYFIALFWLYLVLLCLYMIWRDKNDDQFGVLGFLFGILSFEIYYLISGNEKFLNLQVFIHVIAILLISYRVSVVLGKEALKREKGMDEAVFVPNFIYKNIAICCVCAFLLLNIFFEASLGVYYAAIACGSAVLAKLKEWHYKELFKHSFVLLYYFMQLFLAVGFLGIGFSGIFGLHLETNFMHLIAINAVIFSVMLIFNVAGLRHSGQELEFLRLSRIAFILVLLAGISRGILAYFWSGFYIHLPAMLIAIAFVFWLINFYVIFRDNDFSDDPE; encoded by the coding sequence ATGATTAATAATTTTTTTACTCATCCTATGAGGATATTTTTCTTAACGAGTGCCGTCTGTGCAGCGCTTGGTGCTAGTGTGTTTTTTACTCCAACTGATTTTGTGAGTTTGCATAAATTTATATTTTTGCAACTTTTCTTAGCCCTTGCTTATGCTGGATTTTTGCTAACTGGATTAACTGATTGGACAAATTTTCAAGCATCTCTAAAAATACACGCCTATATATTATTTTCACTCTTTTTCATAAGCTTTATCTTGGCATTTTTTAGCCTATTTTTAGCACACTATTTTATCGCTCTTTTTTGGCTTTACTTGGTTTTGCTTTGCCTTTATATGATCTGGCGAGATAAAAATGATGATCAATTTGGCGTACTTGGCTTTTTGTTTGGCATTTTAAGCTTTGAAATTTATTATCTAATAAGCGGCAACGAAAAATTTCTAAATTTACAAGTTTTTATCCACGTAATCGCTATCTTACTCATCTCCTACCGCGTTAGTGTCGTGCTTGGGAAAGAAGCGCTAAAAAGAGAAAAAGGTATGGATGAAGCTGTTTTTGTGCCAAATTTTATCTATAAAAATATCGCTATCTGCTGCGTTTGTGCTTTTTTACTTTTAAATATATTTTTTGAAGCAAGCTTAGGTGTCTATTATGCCGCGATAGCTTGTGGAAGTGCGGTACTTGCAAAGCTTAAAGAGTGGCACTATAAAGAGCTTTTTAAACATAGCTTTGTGCTTTTATACTATTTTATGCAACTATTTTTAGCAGTTGGATTTTTAGGGATCGGCTTTAGCGGCATTTTTGGGCTCCATCTTGAAACAAATTTTATGCATCTAATAGCGATAAATGCGGTAATTTTTAGCGTGATGCTTATATTTAATGTCGCAGGGCTTCGTCACAGCGGACAAGAACTTGAGTTTTTACGCCTTAGTAGAATTGCTTTTATTTTAGTTCTTTTAGCTGGCATTAGTAGAGGAATTTTGGCTTATTTTTGGAGTGGCTTTTACATTCATTTGCCCGCAATGCTCATAGCAATCGCTTTTGTTTTTTGGCTCATAAATTTTTATGTGATCTTTAGGGATAACGATTTTAGCGATGATCCAGAGTAA
- a CDS encoding multidrug effflux MFS transporter: MNSSKTSLSFLVVLSALMACTSLSTDVYLPAMPTMERQLHGDSELTITGFLIGFATMQLVWGPISDRIGRKIPLFIGMALFATGSVGCAMSDTMASVVLWRVFQAVSACVGPMLSRAMISDLFGSSQAAQMLSTLVIIMAIAPIAGPLLGGAILEFGSWHGIFWLMALASAVMFAMIFSLPETLPPQKRSTKPIVSSFRNYLRLLQDAKFMRYTLSVTFFYVAAYAFITGSSFVYIDYFGIPSKYYGFLFGINIVGVMALSFVNKKLVKRYALNRLLIVSALVAALAASVLFAFFKTGDVLGVIIPMFFVFSMNGIIASCSNAAALDSVPQEMKGSAAALIGSLQYGSGILSSAMLAAFSAATPWAMSWIIALFVWLSALAAYFNK, encoded by the coding sequence TTGAACTCCTCAAAAACTTCACTATCTTTTTTAGTCGTACTAAGCGCGCTCATGGCATGTACATCGCTATCTACGGACGTATATCTGCCCGCTATGCCTACGATGGAGCGGCAGCTGCACGGAGACTCGGAGCTCACGATAACGGGCTTTTTGATCGGCTTTGCTACCATGCAGCTCGTCTGGGGGCCTATCAGCGATAGGATCGGGCGTAAAATCCCGCTTTTTATCGGTATGGCGCTCTTTGCGACCGGATCAGTAGGATGCGCGATGTCAGACACTATGGCTAGTGTCGTATTATGGCGCGTGTTTCAGGCCGTGAGCGCGTGCGTAGGACCGATGCTAAGCAGGGCGATGATTAGCGATCTTTTCGGTAGCTCGCAGGCCGCACAGATGCTCTCTACGCTAGTTATTATCATGGCAATAGCGCCGATAGCGGGTCCGTTATTGGGCGGTGCGATACTGGAATTTGGCTCTTGGCACGGGATATTTTGGCTGATGGCGCTAGCTAGCGCGGTTATGTTTGCGATGATTTTTTCTCTACCGGAGACCTTGCCGCCGCAAAAGCGCTCCACAAAGCCCATCGTATCGTCTTTTAGAAACTATCTAAGATTATTGCAAGACGCCAAATTTATGCGATACACTCTTAGCGTGACGTTTTTCTACGTAGCCGCCTATGCCTTTATCACTGGCTCGTCGTTTGTATATATCGATTATTTCGGCATTCCTAGCAAATACTACGGATTTTTATTCGGCATAAACATCGTGGGCGTCATGGCGCTAAGTTTCGTAAATAAAAAGCTGGTAAAGCGCTATGCGCTAAACCGCCTGCTCATAGTCTCCGCGCTCGTTGCCGCGCTTGCTGCCAGCGTGCTGTTTGCGTTTTTCAAAACGGGCGACGTTCTTGGCGTGATAATCCCGATGTTTTTCGTTTTTAGCATGAACGGCATTATAGCTTCTTGCTCCAATGCCGCCGCTCTTGATAGCGTGCCGCAGGAGATGAAGGGCTCGGCCGCTGCGCTCATCGGCTCGCTGCAATACGGCAGCGGCATCCTCTCCTCGGCGATGCTTGCGGCGTTTTCTGCGGCTACGCCGTGGGCGATGTCTTGGATAATAGCGTTGTTTGTTTGGCTAAGCGCACTCGCGGCGTATTTTAATAAATAA